DNA sequence from the Tachysurus fulvidraco isolate hzauxx_2018 chromosome 1, HZAU_PFXX_2.0, whole genome shotgun sequence genome:
CTTAATAAGCAGAGAATCAGCTTTCTGTTCAAACTTGTGACATTAATCCACTAAGGTCGGGGATTGAGGGCTAGACTCTTATTTTATAAAGTCGATTGGACAATGAGTGTGGGTAATAATATCAACCAGACACAGCTGTAATGgtggataaacaaacaaacaaacatcataaACATGAATGTACAGCGTTCATATGTTCagccttagtaactgcctggtcagggttcaagtggcttagtggttagcacattcgcctcacacctccagggtcggggttcgattcccacctccgccttgtgtgtgtggagtttgcatgttctccccgtgtgtgtgtgtgtgtggagtttgcatgttctccccgtgcctcggaggtttccggAGTAcccagtttcctcccctggtccaaagacatgcatggtaggttgattgtccatagtgtgtgattgcgtgagtgaataagagtgtgtgtgtgccctgtgatggattgtatcctgccttgatgcccgatgacgcctgagataggcacaggctccccgtgacctgaggtagttcggataagcggaaaATATTATCACAgatgattaaataaatctaataactGTGTGAGTGGGATTAAAAAACTAAACTCTTGAGTTGATGCCATTTACAGCGGCGTAGCATGTACTAAGTACTGCATGTACACAATGAAGTACTAAGACTAAGCAGTAAAGAAACACATATGTTACACTTTCATTCATTCCGCTATATGCAGTTAAAACGTATATATCGTgctgttaaacagaacagaacagaacagaatctaTTCCGGTCAGCAGGTGGCACTGTTGATAGTGTACAACCATTGGATggttgttatttattcattctttggAAGAGTTAGTGAGGTAATGATAATGCAACTGATGATGAGTCATAGTCTCAAAGGGTTAAACCTCTCATCCCTTCCAACCATAGCAACGTCCAGTTATGAATTTAAATCATGTAGCTGAGGTTGGGGAACTGGTAGAATTTACAGGACATGTTGGAATTGCTTGGCATTCTAGGTTTTATCCAGAGTTTCCCAGGGAAGAGTGGTAcggtttatatttaattaagaaTAAAAGCTTTCCAATTTGGGCAACACCCACTCTGGGATTAAATCATAAACGGATAGAAATATTCGAAGTGTTAAAAAGACACGGACAGAGGTATTGCGTTACACTCCTGGGAGACATTTGAAGCGTTTTTTTTGTCGCATTGAATTAAACACAGACAGGACACTCGTCAACTGAAACACACTTTGTTAGATGTGCTGCAAGGACGTGGTCTCCTGGGGACAAGTTTTAGGTCTTAGTGGATAAAGATAAATTTAGCTCTCATACAATATATAGGAAAGGTGGTTCCAGCATGCCTTTAGTCATTGTTAGTCAGCATGATTTAATTCACTGTTAGCCAGATTAGCATTGGATAAAGTGCAGAATCATCTTGACATACTGGTGATGGAGACATGTTACACATTAGTCTCCTTCACCAGCATGACTGATAGTCATACGGACGACAACCCATCGCCAGAGACGTCCTGTAAAGCCTCCTTCTTCTCCCCTTTCTCCGTATCGTTTGAAGAACCGGGGCGAATTGTAATATCATCTGGCTCTCCACCATGCTGGCTGATGGAACACTCCACCTCTTTGTATTTTCCTGAAGTATCTTTAATGACCATCTCTTTGCAGCATTTCTTCAGTTCAGGGTCTGGACAGTACAGGTACTCGTACATCGCAGCAGCCAGAATGCCACCTAAAATGGGCCCGACCCAATATACCTACAGGGAAGGTAGGACAAACCTTAAATTAGCTAGCTTTGTAAAGTCCACAAGGTTAACGTTTGCATATTGGGTGGTTTCTTCAGTTTGAAGTAGTATCAACTAGAACACGTGTACATTACTGAACTAGAAATATTAACTATCCAAAAAAACCTTCCTAAAACAAAAATTAAGACAAACTGTTAGCTGGGTGGAGTAAAGTCACTTGTACGCCAttcttttgaagaaaaaaaaaatgaatctatGATGTTAGATTGTTCTTCGGTTTACCTATTGGAAGGAACCTTAAAAGgttctttgtgttttctgtatcTTGGGAAGCCTTTCCAACCCTAAAGAACCACTAAAGAACCTTTGTTCTAAAGGTGTTTGCAAATTTTACTGtacttatttctttatttatctaaatatatccaaaaaaaaaaaaaaaaagcacgcaTCTAGAACTATATAGAATATTTCAGCTTTCTACTCAaactttactctactttacaTTCTATTCAAAAGTTCTTTACAACACATATAACATAATGCCTTTAGGGAGATAAGAACTCTAATGATTTCTTCAGCTTATCTGTCTGGTATAGATAAGATTTCACGGCAAGCTCAAATCTTTTAACTCtacgataaaaaaaagaaaaaaaacttttttgctctaaaatctatttaaatgacTTCTCATATTTTTCTAAGATCAGGGAAGTAAGTATCAGTAAAAGCGACATATGGCTTTATATCTCATCCTGTAAGAATCATTGCTCTTGAAatgaaatttttaaatgtaggacattaaaatgttatttgtctTGAGCCCTTAGAAGAACTTTTTTTAGTTGGTCCACCCATGTGCTGTCAGTGTCCACATGTCTCATTGAAGTCTTTTCATACAGTTATTATTTCCTCGATGTGCCCTTAGTTCCCATTGCCCTGTATTAAGCATGCTGACCCATGTGCTTTGCCGTACTATAGACGAGTCTCGGATTCACCCCAATAAAAGTACtactttgtttacatttatggcctTCCACACTGTACTCACATAAAATGCCATGCAGTCCTACGAGTGGATTTTGCAAGCCTCAGCACATTCTGCATAGTGCTTCACCCGGTGTTTAGACCGAGTGATGCTGCCAAGTTACATGGAGCAAATAAGTAATGTGACACCCTTCTTAATTATAGCACCACACATAGAAATCTcctgagtttttatttttggtcaGGTTGCATTTGACTACAgcaataaatcattaaatcattagGATGGTCCGTATCGTCCGGGTACGTATTGCTAACTTTGTAGTAATCGATCAAGTAGAATGAAACAAGCAGTGTTTCATTCTTGGAAGCTTGGAAGCTTTTAAGCCAATGAGGTAAGCAATGGATAATTTGCAGCCCcatcatcagagagaaaaatGGGGATGGTTGTCCTGGGACTGAGATCATGGGGCCAAGTGACTTGTGGAAAAAGCCTACTTAGTCTTATCCAAGTTGTTAGAAATTACTCCTTACTCAGTGATCTGAGTgcttaaaataaaactgtaaactCAGTCTATTCCAAGGCATTTCAAACCATCCTGCATCAACAAATTAGTATGTTATACAGGGGCAGTATTGTCATGTAGAGCAAGCCTAAGGTAGATAGCTACTTATGGAACTAACCATAGGCACCATAGATTCTGGGAGGTAGGGCTTCATTTGCATGAGGTAgataaaatattgtaattcaCATGCAGTTACCAAATCTCATCCTACATAAGATCCTATGGGAGACTTggaaaccctaaccctaaccctaaccctaacccgaggAACCAGAGCATTCTATAACTACCATCAAAACCCTAACAACAGAAGGAAGGGTGTTCAGAACTGTTCCATAGATGGTATACGTAGGATATATTACAAAGTGCACTGAAGCTTTTCTATTGGCTCCTGgtgccttttattttattttttattttgtgtttttttccccattggtTTTGTGGATCCTTTGCCTAGTTCTTATTCAGCTTCAGAAACATTATGCTCTATGACTGGGGTCATGGCCTATTGCTATGGTCTCATAGCTGCAAGGGTGTGCAACTATGTCCCAGAGCTGATTATCTCAACTGATACTTATCAAGCCCTTGATGAGTTGAACCAGCTGTGCTGgtgtaatggaaaaaaaaactagctgTAATTTGAAGCATCAATGGGTATGATATCTTATTAGCCCTTTAGTTTGTGTAAAAAGAATAAGATACGCCATCCTTGATATAGACAACCGGTCAGTTCTACACATGTCTTGTATCATACTCCGGTCCATTCCTGTTGTGAAGCTATACAGAATACAACACTGACTAAAGTGAAGTCTGAGATTGGTAGCAAACAATACAAGCTGTAACGCTGTCattctataaaaaataaactgatcaCCCCTTGCTCTTTTTTATATTCGCTTCTGTAGACTCTGTCAAGATTTCATTTGTCTTAAGTAACCTCATATCACTAGTGACATTTTGATTGCCTTATCAACCTTATGGAAAGATATAAAGGTAGCCATGCCCTGGGGCACTGAAAGATCAGATTAATTGTTCCTGGCAGGAGGACGTGGATATGTGACCTTACTGGATTACACTTAGTGTTACCTTCTCTGCATTCCCTTATGGCATAATTATGCTTCTGACTAAATTCTGAGCTAGGGTTCAAGTGtaacatattaataacaatattaaagtGGTGattaatgaatgattttagAATTTAACCAGTGCTATATCTCAGAATACAAAGAATCAATCAATAAAGCAAAATGTCTGCTGTTATTGTATTTCTTGCTTACCCAGTGGCTTTCCCATTTGAATGTGATGACTGCAGGTCCAAAAGAGCGAGCAGGGTTCATGCTGGCTCCAGTGTAAGGGATCTGTGGTTGAGCGAACAGTACACAGCATCTTGAGATATGGAATGAAGTCATTAGCATCTCAGAAAAGCAAGGCCTGGGCTTTGGTGTTCGTCTTTTGTGTTCTTATCTGCGAGTGCTGTTATAGTGcggtacagattttttttttttaaatctattttattgtttctttgcCTTACATATTCATAATATATCTTTTGTGTTTTGATACTTACTCGAGTTGCAACTATACTGTTATAAACTCCCCGATGAGGTCgtggaataaaataaactcatttACAAAATCAAATCAGCTGGCTAACTGTATTTCCCTGTAGACAATATCGCTTAAAGCCTTTCTCTGAAGTGTTTAAATTAGCAAACACAGTCTGAATATCCAAATATTAGATTTGGGCTGGCATTGAGTAAGTCTTAATTTGTTTGAACAGGTACTTCTATGGCAAAGACAAGAAAAAAGGTTAAGAAGAAATAGAGTAATGTGTTTGATAGTGCTGTAGCTAGGCAGGACTCTATAGAGAATTGACTTTTGGGAGTCGGTTGCTATGGTCGCATTAAGTGTTCAGGTAACACTGAGAGACGTCAGAGGTTTCCCAATGAGATCAGTTGTTTTGGAGCAGCTTAAAACTGAAACAGATGAAATATCTGTTCAAATATTTTGTTCTGAATATAGTAGACAACTTTGTGCATCTGTATCTGCATCCAAAGTCAACATAACAAAGTTAATGGATCTTGATAATAAACAAGTATTATGtaataacgttttttttttaaatccaactGCTCTACCAAACTGTAACCTTGGCTCAGCCGAGTCACTTTTTGTTGACTTACCGCAAAAAGGTGGCCGATGACTACGGCAATACCGATGGCGAGGCTAGCCGATCCATTGAGGTCATTTCGTTTGTTGTCACAGGTAGCGAACACGGTGAAGACGAGTTCAAATGTGATCAAGAGCTCCACAACCAGGGCGTGACCCACTGAGATATTCGAGTTCACCTGATAAAAGGCAAAGGACAGGTACAGTTGGGTTTTGCAGGCACATAGTACATACTCAAATCCAAATCAGCAAATTGACCATATCATATATTCAGTATGCCATTTAGACCAGTGTTCCTCAGTCTGAATCATGATGTGCACAACACAGTACGTTCACACTAGCAAGTAACGAATCACTCATGTTTGTAATATATCttgtaggtgtacagtatgaAGTCTACATAAATTGGAAATACAGTAATTGCAGGGagtaactgaaaaaaaaatcccaaaaaaCAGACCAAATCTGCCAACGGATTGGCCCGAGGAATTTGTCACTTTGTTTGATTTTACAAAATTTGCAAAGAATTCAGAAAATCTCAATTTAAATATTGCCTTATAAATGGTTGCCTGTTACTTGCTAGGGTGGTcacatgatacagtatgaataaAGCATACATGTCATTTCAAAAACTTCACTCAAATTTATACTAAACCACAATGAAAAAGTCTGAACATAAAGCACATCTTACCATTGTAACACCTAAACTGCCTTGAACAGCACTTGGTGTAACCAGGAAGAGAATCCCTGCCCCGGTGATGGCACCCAAACACTGCGCAAGTACGTAAAACAAGGCCTTGGCAAGACTCAGCTTTCTGGCAACAAGCATGGCAGCAGTCACAGCCGGGTTTATGTGGCCTCCAGTAATATGAGCGAAACACTGCACCATGGTAGCGATGCTCAACCCGAAACAGAGTGAGATGAGCACCAGGTCAGCAGGTGGCGGATTATCCTTGTCTGATGCCCAGTTGATGGTTGAGCCAAGACTAATAAGTACAAAGATTAGCGTGGCTAAGAATTCACCAGATACTGCACGCCAGAATGCTTTGGTCCAAATGCCTTTAAAAGCTGCCATGATGCTCTGACATCTGCACAGTCGTAGGCACCTGCAGAAAGAACCATTCATCACTGCTACTGTCTGGTGGCAACCAGAGGAGTCTTCATTCTTATTAAACTTGTTAAGCGCATTATTCATGGCTTGTTAAACGCAAAATTAAATATCTTCTTTTTACCCGTATGAACAACAGACAATCAATACtgcttagatagatagatagatagatagatagatagatagatagatagatagatagatagatagatagatgacttTATTCATTCCAAAACTTCATTAGACCAGCACAGAATTAGAAATcagaaataacattaaaaacactgacaggtgaagtgaatacaATTGATTTACTCGATACATTCGGGTCCGTGAATGGGGTGAGATATATTAGGTAGCAAGTAAAGAGTCAGTGAGTGGTTAGAacctaccaaaagtggtccTAACAAGTACAGCCAGTGACCTCTGGTCAAGGTCATGATCGCCCAAGGATCACTAATGTGTTTGGGGAATGAAGGCTAATCTGTCTGGTCTGATCTCGCAGAGCTATTTGTGCAAAAAGTTAACGGTGGCTATGATACAAAGGTGTCAGGAGTATCAGACTGTTTTTGATGACTCCTGTACACCAACAAAAGATACTACAATGAACATGTACAGtaagcatcagaactggaccatggagcagtggaagaaggtggcctggGCTGATGACTCACATTTTCCTTTACATTATCTGGACACATGAGTACATCTGCATACATTTTCTGCAGAAAAGTTGGCACCAAGTCCAATCCATGGAAGCCTCACCTCACAACATAATGTACATAACTTAAATGATTTGGCTAAAGTCTTgatgccagataccacagcacacgtTCAGTGGTCTTGTGGAGTACGTCATTGACGtatcagagctgttttggcagcacaAGGAGACCtacacaacattaaaacagTAGTTTTAAAGTTCAATGTATGTAAAAAGACTCGAGTGTAAGAGTGTGATGTGGAAGTGCAATGGAGTGTAAACAATGTAGATATAAGACAAACTTGAGTGGCAGTGCAGTGCAAACATCAACAGTGTCAAGATAACAAAACAGAGATTtgaggaataaaatgaatatgagaaaaagtacagaaaaggggaaaaaatggaaataaagtggtagtttttacaaaaaagtttttataaaAAGTAGACGGTGGTAAAGTTGCTGTTTGATGCCCATGATCTCCAAAACAAAAAGGTGAGCTTGTGATGGGCCTAGCTAAGGGGTGGCCGGTGACACCAAGTACagtataacattattattattattattattattattattattattattattatagaacatTCAATGATCTTCAAATGATTTAATAGAGTGATAAAATCATGACTATGTagagcaataataataacaacaaaaacaacaacaacaacaataataataataataataataataataataataataataataatagtaattaacaataataatactcacGTGCTAGCAgcgggtgtgtgtgctgttggaTGCACGAGTGCCTGAGAGAACgcgtcacactcacacattgtGCACCTCGCGCTCCGCACGGTGATTTATCTCGGTGCCCCGGGGGTATCAGCCCCGCGAGACTGAAACGACGGACGCGAGCCGAGGGCGGAGATTAGATAAGCCACGCCCACCGAGTCACCAGCGTAAAGGCGGCACATTCTTATGAACATTTATTTGAAGTCTAATAATAGTTGAAATGAACTTATATTGTGGGATAATATTACAATGTTCGCGTTTTTATGTTTGAATGAAAATTCAATAAtccttaaaaaacaaacacacaaagaaccaaaaaaaacaaataaataattgactaattaattaatgaattaattaattcattaaaacatgCATACAGTGTTTTTGTGGGAAACAGGCCAacgttttatttgttttgttttgttataaagtgcatatatttgtttgtttatttatttgttgtttaataaaaattcaagtaAACAAATAGTTAAACAAgcaaattaattacttaattcacacacacacacacacacacacgcacacacacacacacacacacacacacacacacacacacacacacacacacacacacacacacacacacatttatttttgccTCAGATTGTACATATTTCTATTCATTCCTCAACAACAGCTAATTAAAGCACGATAGCCGAGGAGCAGTTCCACACTTTTCTTTACTAATCTAGTCCTATACAAAGTCACCAATAATATCTGATTTACTGTTGCTCCTGGCTAGAGATTCTCAGTTCTGACCACACCACATGTACGACCTGCACTCATCCTGCTCATGCTGTTGCTGTTTAACATGGTTTAACGTCACTTTGTCAAGGACGGCTGATGttgggtttgtgtgacttttatCTGATAACCCAAAAGTTTGTTAGCTTTAGATCAAGCCAAGAATTTACTCTGTAACCTTCCAGAGTTattgtagaaagaaagaaagaaagaaagaaagaaagaaagaaagaaagaaagaaagaaagaaagaaggaaaggaaagaaagaaaaaaggacagaCATGCacgaaagaaagaagaaagaagaaagaaatgacagaagacagaaagcagaactaagaaagaaagaaagaaacagactcACCTACAGCAATAGGAAATACGAAAGAAAGACCCCCCATCCTCAGAACGAACGAAAGACACTACAGAAAACTGCAACAAGAACCGAAGTAAAGCACGAACGCCCTACCCTCAGCATCCCTACcttccctcactccctccctccctcccgccatCCCATCCCTCCTGCcctccatcctcctcctcagtACTGCCCTTCCCAttacctccctccctcctcccttcctccactccctccctccatcactccctccctccctccactccctccctccctcccttcccttccctccctccctccctcctacCCTCcgcccgccctccctccctccctccctcctccttccctccctccctcctccctccctccctcacatcACTCCCGTCATCCCTCCCTACCTTCCTTACTCTTTCCCTTCCATCCCGCCCCCCTCCGTCCCTCCTTcgctcactccctccctccatccctccctccctcccgccctccctcctCTGCCTTCCCTCCTCtactccctcccctccctcccctccctccctccctccctccctccctctttccgtcgcccttcctccctccctccctcccctccctcccatAAGAAAGTGTACAAAAGAAAGAAGGGACTCCCCACACCAGCCTGCTGtcatttcctgtaacagcatacACCTAAGTATTATTCCATACATTTCATCATCctttatttgattgattatGGGTTTGTTGAATCATTGGAACACAAACATCTCCTACAGTTACAGCTACACTAAAGGAGCCTCATGGCAGAAGTAAAGGATTAGTTTCTTCAGTGTAAAGAGTCTCTTCAGTCCCGGTTGATTGGAACAGAGCTCTTCTCCTCGTTAGAGCTGCACGCTCAGCTCCCCAGCGTCCTGCAGAGAGTCGAGCTCGGACTCGCCGCATTAGCCGTCTACCTGACATCGGGCCAAAAGCACTAGGTGCTTGCCAGAGACAGCACATGAAAGCAAGATGTAAGCTTGAGGTTTATTGAAGAAAATGAAGGAGACGGAACTGTCGTCCTACTGAAACACACTGCAGCCGCGTTCTTTTCCAGGAACTGGACATCAGACTGAAATAACAGGCTGAGGCTTGTCAGATTTGATCATTGTAGCTGTGCAGGGGATgttgacaccccccccccctcccctctctctctctctacctctctctacctctctctctctcttaaacacacaagcacatataaGATTCTCAACAATACTCGAGGTAGTTTCAGAAGGCACATTCCACAGTTAACCTCATTAGTTTCAGGCTCTTCAGAGGAGCTTCACAATTCACACGTTTGCCTGTCGAGTCTCTTAAAGTCACAGTTAAAGATTGAACTACAAGTGACTCCGTTTTTTTGAAACATTGAAGAGCGGTTTTGGGATACAGTGAAAATCATTCTCGCACCTTTAGGGCTGGAGTTTGCATCTTCTCCCAGTTCTTCAGGGATGCttcagaatgaaagaaagaaagaaagaaagaaagaaagaaagaaagaaagaaagaaagaaagaaagaaagaaagaaagaaatgtgggGGGTGTCCCCAGGAGAAGCTCTAAGTACAgaaagtggatggatggatgaatcgttggatggatggataaatggatggatggatgaagggttggatggatgaatggatggatgaacggttgtgtggatggatgaagggttggatggatggatggatggatgaacggttgaatggatggatggatggatgaacggttgtgtggatggatgaacggttggatggatgaatggatggatggatgggtgaacggttggatggatggatggatggatggatggatggatggatggatgaatggatggatggatgggtggatggatggatggatggatggatggatggatggatgaatggatggatggatgggtggatggatggttgaTCAGTTGGATGAGTAGAACTCATTAGCTTCTGAGGACCAAAGAGACACATAACCAGAAACATtaatagtttattattaatttatctttGAAGgcaaaatatttactatatactTTACACATCCATTACATCATTCATCACCAGTAACTTAATCCTGGTCGGGAAAACGATGGATCCAGAGCCTGTGGCAGAAATATCAGATGTAAGGTATCATGTAAGTTGATCTCGCCCAATCAGCCAAACCACCATTGAAGTGTCTGAAATAAAGGCAGTAGATATTTAACACTGTTGGCTGTGTAGTACAGCGCCGGTTCCATCCACCTCATAAAACAAATCTGTATAAATAGGTTTTTAGATGAATCTACAAAATCTGTATGAATAggtttttctacatttctttcaCTTGTATTCCTATTCATTTATAGTTAATTGTTATATCTTCATTTGATTAACATTAACAGACGGACATCATGTGCTGAGAGCTGCTGTTccgaggttaaaaaaaaaaaaaccctgaaatggGATGGATTACGGCGCCCTTTAAATTAGTGATGTCATTTATCTCGATTACATCATTgtacaattataaataatatctctctctttgACCGTAAGTCCCATTTTGCTATTTTTCTCTCCGTCCACCAGTCTCTCTTCCTTTCACACTGtttctcggtctctctctctctctctctctctctctctctctctctctctctctctctctctctctctgcctctctctcatattctcttttctctctcgttCTGTGACTGTATTCTCTCTATATCTTTTTGACTATGAcccttactgtctctttacatCCTTCAGTTTCCTCTCAATGGCCTCACTCTCCTCTGTCCTCAAGAGGACGCCAAATCCAAACCCAAATCGGTGTCAATGATTTAGTCCGTTATTAATGAGTCTGTAAAAGagatccttgtgtgtgtgtgagtgtgtgtgtgtgcgtgtgtgtgtccgggaATAAATAACGTCACTTATATTTCATTACTTTCTGTAAGCAGTAAATGGAAAAGCCAATAAGAACAGTGATGATGTTTCCTCTTGACTCCAGCTGTCTTTCCTCCTCAGAAGGCCGCAGGATGTCACCGTAGAACCGAGAGCTCCATGTAaatatgactggtggtgtttgcTGAGATAGAAATGCCTGACATCTTTAAAAGAGCATTCTCGGAAGAGCATGCTCTGAACGCTGGCAGGAAATTGAGGTCAATGTCCTTTTCAACTCTTCCAAATCTACGCTAATAAGCTGTTTCAGGAATGTTCTGCTGCTCTTCAAAACAGATTTATTCTAAAAGACATTCATTATATGTCACTTTTAGTTGAAGCAATACTAACCGAACCAGCAATCCTGCTTTTTTTCTGGCTTATCCGTGAATCTCGGACATTCAGAAGCTTTTGAATCTCACTTCAGATTCTCTGTCTTTGTCCTTCAGTCTCCTGTGCttgttccttttctttctttctttcttttcttgtacCCAGATGCACTCATCCGAACAcggtttgggtttttttctcaTGCACACCCGACCCAGGTGCGTTCCACGTATGATTAAGTGCTCATTCCACGGACTGAATCGCTGTGTTCAGGTTGTAAATTAACTCACAAAC
Encoded proteins:
- the LOC113658407 gene encoding aquaporin-4 isoform X2; this encodes MAAFKGIWTKAFWRAVSGEFLATLIFVLISLGSTINWASDKDNPPPADLVLISLCFGLSIATMVQCFAHITGGHINPAVTAAMLVARKLSLAKALFYVLAQCLGAITGAGILFLVTPSAVQGSLGVTMVNSNISVGHALVVELLITFELVFTVFATCDNKRNDLNGSASLAIGIAVVIGHLFAIPYTGASMNPARSFGPAVITFKWESHWVYWVGPILGGILAAAMYEYLYCPDPELKKCCKEMVIKDTSGKYKEVECSISQHGGEPDDITIRPGSSNDTEKGEKKEALQDVSGDGLSSV
- the LOC113658407 gene encoding aquaporin-4 isoform X1, with the protein product MCECDAFSQALVHPTAHTPAASTCLRLCRCQSIMAAFKGIWTKAFWRAVSGEFLATLIFVLISLGSTINWASDKDNPPPADLVLISLCFGLSIATMVQCFAHITGGHINPAVTAAMLVARKLSLAKALFYVLAQCLGAITGAGILFLVTPSAVQGSLGVTMVNSNISVGHALVVELLITFELVFTVFATCDNKRNDLNGSASLAIGIAVVIGHLFAIPYTGASMNPARSFGPAVITFKWESHWVYWVGPILGGILAAAMYEYLYCPDPELKKCCKEMVIKDTSGKYKEVECSISQHGGEPDDITIRPGSSNDTEKGEKKEALQDVSGDGLSSV